A region of the Polynucleobacter sp. MWH-Braz-FAM2G genome:
AGACCGACAGAAATTCGCTTCTATGCCATCCCTGTAAAAGGCATTGCTTAATGGACCACCTGTTCGAGAGTTTTTTTGCATGGTTTGAAATGCCTGTAGTAGGGCTGCCAGCAGTATTTATAAGCTCCTTTATTTCTGCAACATTAATACCAGCTGGATCCGAGCCTATTTTGTTTGGCTATATCACTCTAAATCCACACTTATTTTGGGTTGCCATTGCCGTTGCTACAGTTGGCAATACATTGGGCGGTATGCTGGATTGGTGGCTGGGAGTATTGGCGCGCAATAGATTCAAGTTGATGGATGAGCCTCGCAATAGTCGTCTTAAGCGCTGGCTCGGGAATTGGGGGCCAAAATTACTGTTGCTATCGTGGCTGCCTGGTCTGGGTGATCCCTTGTGTCTTGCGGCGGGATGGTTAAAGCTACCATGGCAGCCATGTCTTATTTATATGTTTATTGGTAAGTTATTGCGTTTTATTACGCTGACATGGCTTCTTACTTTGGTCCCAGAAAGCTTTTGGCACCAATTAGGTCACTGGCTTCACATTATCTAAATCAAAAATCCAATTTTTAAACGGCACAATACTTTTGCTGAATCTCGTCATTGTTTAAAAGGTTCTGAGCAGTGTCATGAAATACGATCTCACCCTGATCTAGGATGTAGGCGCGGTCAGAAATCTTTAGCGCTTGTTGGACATTCTGCTCCACCAAAAGAATAGTTAAGCCTTGCTGTTTTAGCTTGGCAAATAACTCAAACATTTCTTCAACTAAAACCGGCATGATGCCTTCAGATGGTTCATCAAGCAGAATTACTTTGGGCTTACCAATCATTGCTCTGGCAATTGCCAGCATTTGTTGTTCACCACCTGACATCGAGGTGCCGTCTTGATGGAGGCGCTCTTTCAGTCTTGGAAAAGTTTCGGCAATTTCATCGACTAATGCACTCATATCGCCCTTATTTTTTTGGGCGATAACTCCTAATTCAAGGTTTTCTTTGACGGTGAGTCCAGGAACGATTCGACGATCCTCTGGAACATATGCCAACCCCAAATGAAAGCGTTCATGAGCAGGCAAGTCTAGGAATGAAGTGCCATCAATTGCCGCCGTGCCTTGGCGCTTAGATAAAAGGCCCATCAAGGAGCGCAGGGTGGTAGTTTTACCGGCACCATTGCGACCCATTAAGGTCACAATTTCTCCTTTGTTTACTTGAAGCGAGATACCTTGCAAGACGTGACTGCGGTCATACCAGGCATTTAAGTTTTCAACACGCAACATGTTTGGCCTTCTCTTTAACCTTGACCTAGGTACACGCGACGTACCTCGGCATTATTTTGGATTTCTTCTGGAGTGCCTTCTGCGAGGAACTCGCCATGATGAAGAACAATGATGCGCTTACAAAGCCCCATGATCAGCTTCATCTTATGTTCAACTAGAATGACAGTACGCTCACTTGCGAGAGTGCGAATGAGCTCCATCATGACTAATGTTTCTTCTGGAGACATCCCTGCGGTAGGCTCATCTAATAATAGTAGGCTTGGATTGCAGGCAAGCGCCATAGCGATCTCAAGTGCGCGCTGTTGACCGTGAGCCAAATCACCCGTCTTTTTATTCCGCAAATGCTCAAGATTTACTCGATGAAGTAATTCATCGGCAATCTCAATGGGTTTCGGATAGCTTTGTGCATTCCGTAAAAAGTTATAGCGCGCCGTTTCCATTTGAGCGGCTACACGCACGTTTTCATGAACACTTAATTGCTTAAAGACATTGGTGATCTGAAAGCTTTTAGAGATTCCAATGCGTGCAAATTCATGTTGCTGCATTCCAGTAATATCTTTGCCGTTAAATAATATTTGACCGCTTGTAGGAGGAAAAGCGCCGCTTAAGACATTGAAGAATGTGCTCTTGCCGGCGCCATTGGGTCCAATGATGGCAGTCAGTGTTCCAGGCATAAAACTAGTGGAGACATTTTGCAGGGCCTTGAACTTACCAAAGCTCTTGCTAACGTTGCGCGCCTCAAGAATGGGGGTGATGGTTGCGCTATTCATTATTTGGAATCCTGATTAATTTGTAGCTTGCTCAGAATGGTGCCCCAAATGCCTTTAGGGAAGAACAGCACAAAGAACATGAAAACTATGCCAACAACGGCCATCCAGTGTTTTGTAAAGGTGGTTACGACATCCTCCAAATAGAGCATGACCGCTGCTCCAATAAAGGGACCAAAGAAGGTTCCCATACCACCCAAGATGCTCATCATGACCGCTTGTCCAGACTGCAAATAATGCAAGGAATCAATCGGCACAATAGAAAGGTGCAGGGCGCGCAATGAGCCAGCCAATCCACAAATAGCTGCTGATAAAACAAATACCAACAGTTTGGTGCGAGCAACATCAAACCCGCAGGCAGCAGCACGCTTTTCGTTTTCGCGAATCGCTTCCATTACTGCACCTAGAGGTGAACTCAAAATGCGAGAGATGAGCCAAATCGCAATGACTACAAAGAAGAGTATTACGTAGTACTTAACGAGTGGGTTTAAGAAGTCAACAGGAATACCCAGAATCTTGAACTCATCAACTCTGACGCCGCGTAAACCATTTTCACCACCAGTCAGACTCTCCGCTTTGTAGAAGATGTAGTACACAATTTGACCAAGCGCTAATGTCACCATTGAGAAGTAGATGCCACGAGTACGAATAGCAAGATAGCCCATGATCAGTCCGCCTATCGCTGCACCAATAATGCCAACCAATATAGCTACGCCCCAAGGCATCCCATAATGAACAATGCCAATGCCAGTGAGATAGCTCCCAATGCCAAGAAAGGCTGCATGGCCAAAGGATAAGAGACCCATATAGCCAAATAACAAGTTGAAGCCCATGGCGAATAAACCAAATATCAAAATATTGATTGCCAGTGCCTCATAAGGCATGATGAATGGAAATATGGCTAGAAATAGGGTGCTAGCTAGTACCCTATGGCGTGCTACGAGTTGAAAAAATGAATTCATAAATATACGGAGCCTTAGCCCATCGCTCCTGCTTTACCAAATAAACCTTGCGGACGAATTAATAACACCACCGCCATCAAGACAAAAATAGATAGTTCGGCTAAATCTGGAAAGAAGAGCGAAGTCATGCTGTAAACCACACCAACAAGTAAGCCCGCTACTACCGCGCCTGCAGGTGAACCCATGCCGCCAACGACGGTGACCACAAAGGATTCCGCCAAAATAGGGATGCCCATTTCTGGGTTAACAGATCGAGTCGGCGAAGCAAGAATTCCGGAGAGACCGGCGATTGCACAACCTAAGCCAAAAACTAATAACCAGACTTTGGCGATATCGACGCCCAATACCTTCACAATTTCTTGATCTGCTGCGCCAGCTTTGATAATTAAACCGTAGCGTGTTTTCTGAATAAAAAACCACACTCCAAAAATGATGACTGCGGTGGCTACGATTAAAAAGAGTCGATATTTTGGAAAGTATCCAATTCCCACATTGACTGTTCCACCCAAACCTTCTGGAGTAACTGAAGGTAGACCTTCTATACCAAAGGTAATTCGCATTGCTTCAATCAGAACATAAGAGAGGCCAAAGGTTAGTAGTAGCGGGTAGTCCAGTCCGCGCCCATAGAGCGGTCTCACTAGGAAGCGCTCAGTTACTAATCCAATAGCACCAGTAAGTAATGGTGTGAGAACTAGGCTAAACCAAAAGTTTCCAGTGATTCCCAAGAAGTACACACCCAAGAAAGCGCCCACCATAAAGAAAGCGCCATGTGCAAAGTTCACCACATTGAGCATGCCAAAAATGAGACATAGGCCAAGCGCAAGAAGCGCATAAATACTACCTAAGGCGATGCCCGTAAGTAGTTGCATGCAAAGAAGTTCAAATGAAAGACCGGTCATATATTTACTCAGAAAAACTACCCCTCACTTCATTGTGCGGGGTTGTGAATCAGGGTGAATGAGTATTCACCCTGAAATTTTTGGATTAGGCTTTATGTCCTAGCTCAGCGCAAGTGCGCATGTTTTTCTCAGTAGTGGGTTCAATCGTCAAAATATTGAAGACGTCATACTTATCTTTCATATTCTTGGATTTAGACTCAACAATGATGACGGTCTGTACTGCTTGATGGTCACATTTGCGATAGTATTCAGGACCCTTGTACCAGTCATACTTCAGATTTTCCATCGCTGTAACCACCTTCATGGTTTCAGTTGATTTAGCAATCTTGATTGAGGCTAATACGCTCTTGACGCCTGCATAGCCTAATGCACCGTAATCTGATGGAACTGAGCCGTTATACATTTTGCGGAATGCATCGTTAAAAGCTTTCGCAGTTGGAATGCGATCTTCAAGACCCCAGTAATATGATGTGCCACCGATGATGCCTTCGAATGCCTCAGGGCCGCCTGCAAGACGTGAGGTATACAGAAGTACAGGTGTCACGATCTTCATGCTCGATTTAAGGCCGAAGTCAGTGCATTGTTTTGCTGCATTCACCAAATCACGACCAAAGTTGCAAAGTACCAAAATATCTGGGTTCAACGCCTTAATGCGTGGCAGGAAAGCGGAATAATCAGATGCGCCCAATGGATGGCGGATATCAGCTAGAGTGGTTGCGCCCATTTCTTTGCCGGCACGTTCAAAAGCGCGCACCATTTCATGGCCGTAGGCGTAATCAGCTGTGAGGAAGACAATTTTTTTGCCAAAACGTGGAATAGAGTAACGAGCTACAGCACCAGCAGTCATTGTTGGGTTTAATGCTTCATGGAATGTGTAAACACTCCAGTCTTTCGCTTCGTTAATTGCATCAGACTGACTGATGGAGTTGAACAACACTTTTCTTTCTTTGCAAACCGCATTGATCGAGAGTTGTGTTGCGGCAGAAAGTGAGCCTACAACGAAGTTCACCTTATCTTTTTCGATTAACTCTAAAGTGCGGGTAGCCGCTTCGCCTGGATTGAGCTTGTCGTCACGAACTAAAAGCTCAGCTTTGCGTCCATTGAAGCCGCCAGCATCATTGAACTCTTTAATGGCCAATTCAGCAGCCTTCACCTGATCTTGTGCTTCGGCAGAAAATGGGCCGGTTAATGGAGTTGGAAAACCAATCTTGATGGTATCAGCTTGAGCGTTTGCAACATTTAACCAAAGTGGGGTACTTGCTACTGCTGCTCCACCAATTAACATCTGACGTCTAGTTTGATTCGTTACTTTTTGTTTCATGGTTGTCTCCTCCATATAAAACCTTGTTAAATAATCGTGCTTTTAGTTTTTCTAAATCTTAACTGAATGCGCTTTTTAATGCGCGGATTCAGGTACTGCTTTTCCTTGTGCCAATAGATCAGTCAGATCAATTGCTGTCTCCGCCATCACAGTATTGGCATTTCTTTTGAGATTCTCAGAATCCCGAGTACCTTTGCTACCCTGTGCTTGCATATAGCGCCCCAAATATTGGGCTCTCGCGACCACCTGCTGTCCGAGTTTGAGTCGCTCATTTCCGTATGCACTTAAGGCTTCTGGAGTGGCGCCGAGCTTAGCTATGTGTCGTGTAATGGACATTGCCTCGTCCCCAGCTTTGGTGACACCCATTCCTACGTGGGGTCTACCTACAAAAGCGGCATCACCCATTAATGCGATTCTGTTAAATACAATTTCTTCAGAACGAACATCGTAAATAGCTTGAAAAAATGGAGCGGCAGTTTTTTCTAGTATCTCTGCGTATTGAGGTGCCAAAATGTCTTGTGCCACTTTGCGCATATGAGAAATATTTTTCCAAGATACCTTTAGTGGCGGAATCCCTGTCGGGTAGTAATGCCCATCGTTATCTGTGAGTAGATTAACTAGCTCTTCTTGTTCTGACGCAGGTCTGTACCAAACAAAGTTGTAACGACGCTTGCCAGGGCGAGTGTCGTTACCAGAACCCGCTACGGGATAGCCCAGCATTTGCTCGCCATTAGGCAAGCAAAAGCCAAAATAGTTAAATAAAGTATCTAGCGTGAAATTCGATAAGCAGGCTTCATCACATACGCCACGCCATGCTATGTAACCGGCATACTCAGGCTGAATCTGTGGCGCAATTTGAGCCCTTACTGCTGAACGAATCCCGTCAGATGCAATCAGGAGTTCGGCCTCAAATTGACTGCCATCTTCGCATAGCACTTGTACTTTTTTAGCATCTTGAGCGACTGTTTTTACTGCCTTACCTTGCAGATAACGCTCATTTGGAAAACTCTCTTTGAGCATGTGATAGAGACGGCTCCAGGAGGTGAGTACCTGAGGGAATTCCATTTCACCAAGGCTTTTGCCATCTGCGCCTAACGTCACCCTTTTGGTAACAGGCACACCGAGTGTGTGGTCAACGGTAACTCCAGAGGCGCGTAGTGCTTCAGTCAATGAATCATGCGTCACGATACCGGCACCGCGACCATCCATGGATCCAATGGTCTTTTCTAGAAGAGTAACGTCATGACCCTGACGCAGCAACATATTTGCCGCGAACAAGCCGCCAAGAGATCCGCCCACCACTAGAATTTTTGCCATTAGTAGTTCCTATGCCGCCTTAGCATCTAATGCTGCTTTTTCTTCTGCGGGGTAATTAAGTTCAATCACTACGCCGTTTGGATCATCTAAAAAAATCTGGTGCAGTTTTAGCACTGGCACCGTGCGCTCGCGATATGGGATGTTTAATTTCTTCAAGAGTGCAATTTTTTCTTCAAGTCCAGTGGCAAAAAAAGCGATGTGATCAACTGCGCCAGATCCATGCAGGGAACTTGGGTCTCGATCACCTAAGTATTTCTTAAGGCCACTTGGATCGTTTTTATCAATGGCGATGAGATGTAAAACCGCATTAGCCCAACTGCTCTCATCTC
Encoded here:
- a CDS encoding branched-chain amino acid ABC transporter permease — translated: MQLLTGIALGSIYALLALGLCLIFGMLNVVNFAHGAFFMVGAFLGVYFLGITGNFWFSLVLTPLLTGAIGLVTERFLVRPLYGRGLDYPLLLTFGLSYVLIEAMRITFGIEGLPSVTPEGLGGTVNVGIGYFPKYRLFLIVATAVIIFGVWFFIQKTRYGLIIKAGAADQEIVKVLGVDIAKVWLLVFGLGCAIAGLSGILASPTRSVNPEMGIPILAESFVVTVVGGMGSPAGAVVAGLLVGVVYSMTSLFFPDLAELSIFVLMAVVLLIRPQGLFGKAGAMG
- a CDS encoding ABC transporter ATP-binding protein, which produces MNSATITPILEARNVSKSFGKFKALQNVSTSFMPGTLTAIIGPNGAGKSTFFNVLSGAFPPTSGQILFNGKDITGMQQHEFARIGISKSFQITNVFKQLSVHENVRVAAQMETARYNFLRNAQSYPKPIEIADELLHRVNLEHLRNKKTGDLAHGQQRALEIAMALACNPSLLLLDEPTAGMSPEETLVMMELIRTLASERTVILVEHKMKLIMGLCKRIIVLHHGEFLAEGTPEEIQNNAEVRRVYLGQG
- a CDS encoding glyoxalase: MSNLSLNHFSIRSLEIEKTTEFFSKILGLTVGPRPEFPFPGVWLYNGDESSWANAVLHLIAIDKNDPSGLKKYLGDRDPSSLHGSGAVDHIAFFATGLEEKIALLKKLNIPYRERTVPVLKLHQIFLDDPNGVVIELNYPAEEKAALDAKAA
- a CDS encoding branched-chain amino acid ABC transporter permease, which encodes MNSFFQLVARHRVLASTLFLAIFPFIMPYEALAINILIFGLFAMGFNLLFGYMGLLSFGHAAFLGIGSYLTGIGIVHYGMPWGVAILVGIIGAAIGGLIMGYLAIRTRGIYFSMVTLALGQIVYYIFYKAESLTGGENGLRGVRVDEFKILGIPVDFLNPLVKYYVILFFVVIAIWLISRILSSPLGAVMEAIRENEKRAAACGFDVARTKLLVFVLSAAICGLAGSLRALHLSIVPIDSLHYLQSGQAVMMSILGGMGTFFGPFIGAAVMLYLEDVVTTFTKHWMAVVGIVFMFFVLFFPKGIWGTILSKLQINQDSK
- a CDS encoding ABC transporter ATP-binding protein → MLRVENLNAWYDRSHVLQGISLQVNKGEIVTLMGRNGAGKTTTLRSLMGLLSKRQGTAAIDGTSFLDLPAHERFHLGLAYVPEDRRIVPGLTVKENLELGVIAQKNKGDMSALVDEIAETFPRLKERLHQDGTSMSGGEQQMLAIARAMIGKPKVILLDEPSEGIMPVLVEEMFELFAKLKQQGLTILLVEQNVQQALKISDRAYILDQGEIVFHDTAQNLLNNDEIQQKYCAV
- a CDS encoding YqaA family protein, with protein sequence MDHLFESFFAWFEMPVVGLPAVFISSFISATLIPAGSEPILFGYITLNPHLFWVAIAVATVGNTLGGMLDWWLGVLARNRFKLMDEPRNSRLKRWLGNWGPKLLLLSWLPGLGDPLCLAAGWLKLPWQPCLIYMFIGKLLRFITLTWLLTLVPESFWHQLGHWLHII
- a CDS encoding ABC transporter substrate-binding protein gives rise to the protein MKQKVTNQTRRQMLIGGAAVASTPLWLNVANAQADTIKIGFPTPLTGPFSAEAQDQVKAAELAIKEFNDAGGFNGRKAELLVRDDKLNPGEAATRTLELIEKDKVNFVVGSLSAATQLSINAVCKERKVLFNSISQSDAINEAKDWSVYTFHEALNPTMTAGAVARYSIPRFGKKIVFLTADYAYGHEMVRAFERAGKEMGATTLADIRHPLGASDYSAFLPRIKALNPDILVLCNFGRDLVNAAKQCTDFGLKSSMKIVTPVLLYTSRLAGGPEAFEGIIGGTSYYWGLEDRIPTAKAFNDAFRKMYNGSVPSDYGALGYAGVKSVLASIKIAKSTETMKVVTAMENLKYDWYKGPEYYRKCDHQAVQTVIIVESKSKNMKDKYDVFNILTIEPTTEKNMRTCAELGHKA
- a CDS encoding FAD binding domain-containing protein, with the protein product MAKILVVGGSLGGLFAANMLLRQGHDVTLLEKTIGSMDGRGAGIVTHDSLTEALRASGVTVDHTLGVPVTKRVTLGADGKSLGEMEFPQVLTSWSRLYHMLKESFPNERYLQGKAVKTVAQDAKKVQVLCEDGSQFEAELLIASDGIRSAVRAQIAPQIQPEYAGYIAWRGVCDEACLSNFTLDTLFNYFGFCLPNGEQMLGYPVAGSGNDTRPGKRRYNFVWYRPASEQEELVNLLTDNDGHYYPTGIPPLKVSWKNISHMRKVAQDILAPQYAEILEKTAAPFFQAIYDVRSEEIVFNRIALMGDAAFVGRPHVGMGVTKAGDEAMSITRHIAKLGATPEALSAYGNERLKLGQQVVARAQYLGRYMQAQGSKGTRDSENLKRNANTVMAETAIDLTDLLAQGKAVPESAH